One Lytechinus pictus isolate F3 Inbred chromosome 12, Lp3.0, whole genome shotgun sequence genomic region harbors:
- the LOC129273316 gene encoding alpha-1,6-mannosyl-glycoprotein 2-beta-N-acetylglucosaminyltransferase-like yields MQIFYPYSLQVYQNEFPGPDANDCPRDITLEKAKKIKCNNWEHPDSYGHYREVRYVMTKHHWFWKLQHVFSGLEATKDHDGLVLLLEEDHYMAPDFYPMLQKMYLLKKESCPECDILTLGGYDKTFIYKDRNDKVDSLVWHSAKHNMGMSLDRKTWEKLQPCVQQFCTYDDYNWDWTMNYVSHKCLSSPFQVMVFKSPRVFHIGECGIHHTGKGKCSADELVKRIDSTLETNKDSLFPKSLILTPKTRPLKSRLPKPNGGWGDIRDHTLCMTYGKGSSKTV; encoded by the exons ATGCAGATATTCTATCCATATTCATTGCAAGTCTACCAGAATGAATTCCCTGGCCCAGATGCCAATGATTGTCCTCGGGATATCACTCTTGAAAA agcaaagaaaataaagtgCAATAATTGGGAACATCCAGACAGCTATGGTCATTACAGAGAAGTTAGATATGTGATGACTAAACATCACTGGTTCTGGAAG CTTCAGCATGTGTTTTCTGGACTGGAAGCTACCAAGGACCACGATGGATTAGTTCTCTTGCTAGAGGAGGATCATTACATGGCACCAGACTTTTACCCAATGCTACAAAAAATGTACCTTCTGAAGAAAGA GAGCTGCCCGGAATGCGATATACTGACCCTAGGAGGCTATGATAAAACATTCATTTATAAAGACAGAAATGACAAG GTGGACTCTTTAGTTTGGCACTCTGCCAAGCACAACATGGGTATGTCATTGGATAGAAAGACATGGGAAAAACTACAGCCATGTGTGCAG CAATTTTGTACATACGATGATTATAACTGGGATTGGACAATGAATTACGTAAGCCATAAGTGTCTGTCTTCACCGTTCCAAGTGATGGTCTTCAAATCTCCCAGGGTCTTTCATATTGGAGAatg TGGCATTCACCATACTGGGAAAGGCAAGTGCAGTGCTGACGAGCTGGTTAAGAGAATAGACTCCACATTGGAAACAAACAAGGACAGTCTCTTCCCTAAGAGTCTCATTTTAACCCCCAAGACACGACCTCTAAAGTCTCGACTACCAAAGCCCAACGGTGGCTGGGGTGATATTAGGGACCACACGCTCTGCATGACATATGGCAAAGGTTCTTCTAAGACAGTATGA
- the LOC129273315 gene encoding ubiquitin thioesterase zranb1-like — translation MTESHPKWTCDYCTYHNWYSSIKCTLCHAPKPVQLITSPTQDSSSTSLVEEQSDSSPRRLILPESDNSSPKWSCKACTYLNWPQAAKCALCHTAKGTGPPGDNSKSRGQPRLKTVRPTVGQQNVNNDRNRTICNSTKKWICSTCTYENWPKAKHCVLCSCARQKQSPDSSVGAGSTLIEENLRNAGASSRTSPTSSPPRSPGPTISNVKVPVIGATSTPGHGTINVDQEKRIKLIRRRLRKSDWLFLNACNGVVDDDHQAVETYLTSGGNPTRTLTADEVLLLNRSGVFDVGLTLAHLALRFRREDLLAVLLSTDISSAHAVKRPPSQVCPELAADIRREVAKSIRQRKGDFPCYFVTDIITFILPGEINYLPLMVRNQLMDELLDQDAQKELEQESPIINWSMEVADSMGSRLYALWNRTAGDCLLDSVLQATWGVFDTDSVLRRALGDSLNEGAHRFYSRWKAYEAMHVESMHFSLDDDQWLNDWSLMLSLAGQPGAALEQTHIFALAHVLRRPIIVYGVKFIKSFRGENLGFARFQGVYLPLLWEPSFCCKSPIALAYTRGHFSALVAQESGSDDNRGAGANLDSSDDSQTIYLPLTDSDGKLLPIHFITPLEVGTEERLLNEWLDCCYTAGGTFVAQQVHPRHRPVIIGQMIEEWLQRYRRIAQQI, via the exons ATGACTGAGAGTCACCCAAAATGGACATGTGATTACTGCACTTATCACAACTGGTACAGCTCTATCAAATGCACCTTGTGTCATGCACCAAAACCTGTACAACTCATCACATCACCGACACAGGATAGTTCCTCCACATCCCTTGTCGAGGAGCAGAGTGATAGTAGCCCTAGACGCCTTATCCTGCCAGAATCGGATAATAGTTCCCCAAAGTGGTCATGCAAGGCATGTACTTATTTGAATTGGCCGCAGGCTGCCAAATGTGCTCTTTGTCACACTGCAAAGGGGACTGGACCACCTGGAGATAACAGCAAAAGTCGTGGTCAGCCACGCCTCAAGACTGTTCGCCCCACGGTGGGTCAGCAGAACGTCAACAATGACCGCAATCGAACTATATGCAATAGTACAAAAAAGTGGATATGCTCTACGTGTACTTATGAGAACTGGCCCAAAGCAAAGCACTGTGTTTTATGTAGCTGTGCACGCCAAAAGCAGAGCCCTGACTCAAGTGTTGGAGCGGGTAGCACTTTGATTGAGGAGAATCTGAGGAATGCTGGTGCATCAAGTCGTACATCTCCCACCAGTTCACCACCTCGTAGTCCAGGTCCAACTATCTCTAATGTCAAAGTGCCTGTCATTGGGGCCACCTCAACACCCGGTCATGGTACCATCAATGTTGATCAAGAGAAACGCATCAAGCTCATCCGTAGGAGATTGAGAAAGTCTGATTGGCTGTTCCTTAATGCTTGTAATGGTGTAGTGGATGATGACCATCAagcagtagaaacatatttaaCATCAGGTGGAAATCCAACCAGAACACTTACTGCTGATGAGGTTCTTTTACTCAACCGATCTGGTGTCTTTGATGTTGGTCTTACCCTTGCCCATCTTGCTCTGCGTTTCAGGAGAGAAGATCTGCTGGCTGTTCTGCTGTCTACAGATATTAGTAGTGCCCATGCTGTCAAGCGACCACCATCTCAAGTTTGCCCTGAACTTGCCGCTGACATCAGGAGAGAGGTTGCAAAGTCGATACGACAGAGAAAAGGAGACTTTCCTTGCTATTTTGTTACAGATATTATAACTTTTATTCTACCTGGAG AAATCAACTACCTCCCACTAATGGTGCGCAATCAACTAATGGATGAACTGCTTGATCAAGATGCACAGAAAG AGCTAGAACAGGAATCTCCCATTATCAATTGGAGTATGGAGGTTGCAGACTCCATGGGAAGCCGTCTCTATGCACTATGGAATAGGACTGCTGGTGACTGCCTGCTGGACTCGGTACTCCAAGCTACCTGGGGTGTCTTTGATACAGACTCTGTGCTCAGAAGGGCATTGGGGGATAGTCTCAATGAGGGAGCACATAG GTTCTACAGTCGTTGGAAGGCGTATGAAGCCATGCATGTTGAGAGCATGCATTTCAGCTTAGATGATGACCAGTGGTTGAATGATTGGTCACTTATGCTTAGTCTTGCCGGTCAACCAGGAGCTGCCTTGGAACAGACCCATATCTTTGCTCTGGCCCATGTTCTACGTCGACCAATCATTGTCTATGGAGTCAAGTTTATTAAGAGCTTCCGTGGAGAGAATCTTGGCTTTGCACGCTTCCAAG GTGTGTACTTGCCATTGTTATGGGAGCCTAGTTTCTGTTGTAAGTCGCCCATTGCCCTAGCTTATACCAGGGGTCATTTCTCAGCCCTCGTAGCCCAGGAGTCTGGGTCAGATGATAACCGTGGTGCTGGCGCCAATCTGGACAGCAGTGATGATAGCCAGACTATTTACCTCCCTCTCACTGACAGTGATGGCAAGCTTCTacccattcatttcattactcCTCTGGAG GTTGGAACCGAGGAGCGCCTGTTGAATGAATGGCTGGATTGCTGCTACACAGCTGGTGGTACCTTTGTAGCACAACAGGTTCACCCTCGCCACCGCCCAGTCATCATTGGCCAGATGATAGAGGAATGGCTTCAACGCTACCGCAGGATCGCACAACAAATATGA